TCTTATCCTTACTCTGGTATGACTTCACTCATAGATCCGTTGGAAGTAAGTTTAGCAACGGTAGTTATGGAAACAGAATGTTCTCGTTCTCGAAAGGGAGCATCACTTTTACGAGAACTCCAAATATTTGATTTAATTACAAACACCGAAGAGGATTATATTGAGTTAGCTGTTGCTCTTGGAATAAACTCTGAATTGCGTCAGGAAAAAGCAGAGCAAATCAAGCAAAAAATGCATCAAGATCCAAGATTTCTTGATAGTGGCTCTCATTCTGCTCAAATGGGTAAACTCTTCCAAGAATTATTCTATAAACATCAGGCGATCGCTCTTAAAGAGCAACTAAATTTAAAAGATACTAACCTAATTATTTTCCCAGACTGGTCACAACCAGAAGACTTGCTATATCAAGATTTAGCAAGTGTGATTTGTACTCTCACTACTCACCCGGATAAAAACAATATAACTCTTCTGATAGATACTCAAAATATTTCTGAGGAAGAAGGGGATATGCTTTTATCGTCTTTGACCATGAATTTGCTCATGGAAGATGATGTAGATATAACTGAGGGGCCAGAAATTTCTCTGCTAGGTAAGATAAGTGATACACAATGGAAAGCTCTTTTGCCTAGAATTAATACTCGAATTGCTTTAGCAACAGATAATCAATCTGCGATCGCACAGGCAAAAGCAGAAAATCTTCCATCCTGCGATGTAGATAACTTGGTTGTAAGCTGATGTGCAGCTAGATTGCATAACACGAAAACGTAAAATCATTGTAGTGCGGGCAACATGAGCGCATCGAATATACAAATTAAATACGCAACAGCTTATCCCAATACTGCGTAGGTTTTGCCTAAAAATAAAAATCTGTAGGTTGGTGAGCCAGCATGGTCTTCTCCCTTTGGGAGAAGCTAGCGCCTTTCCTTCGGAACGCTCCGCGAAGGCGGAGCGTCTCGTAGAGAAGCGGGTTTCCCCCATGAGCGACTGTGTATCCCTTTGGGGAAACAAGCTACGCGCTGCTTCTACCCTTGGGAGAAGCAAGTGGCGTTTAAGAGGATGTTTTAAAAGTGTTTTAGTGTGATTTTAGGCACTTAATGATCCCCCTAGCTCCCCTTAAAAAAGCTACGGTGTACACACATCTCTGTAGAAACCCAAAATCGTTGGAGATCCCCTAAATCCCCCGATAAATTGGGGGACTTTAAGAGACTTTTGCCCCCCAATTTATCGGGGGTTGGGGGGATCAAAAGCCTATGAGGCCACTCTCAAAGACTTGTGTGTACACCGTAGCTTAAAAAAGGGGGGAACCGGAATCAAAGTTCCCCTTTTTAAGGGGGATTTAGGGGAATCTAGAAGGTTTTGCTACCGACAAGAGGACTTTTAAAACATCCTCTAAGCTCGACTTTATCCATTTTTTTCGCAACGCGATCGCTATCGCTGAAACCTGTGTGGGATAGTAGTTTTACTTTTTGAACTTGATCTATGCTCTGTGACGTAGAAAAAGTATTTGCCGAAAAGCCACGATTTTTGCCAGATAAAGAAACCGAGTTCTTAATTTTGGATAAAGTCGAGCTAAGACTGCACCAATCATATCACGATACTCACTAAGAGCTTATTTTGCCTCAATATACCTCTGCCACATCTGCTCGTAAGCCTTCTCCATCTCACGGGTAAATTGCTTGCCATTCCACAACGGGGCTGTTTGCCGGGATGCTTTCAGCTTCAAACCCACCTGCTGGCGTAAAGTCTCATCTTTCCCCAGACGGACACCCCACTCAATATATTCTTCATCAGTCCAAGCGATGCCTTCTGTAATTCCTGCATTCATCATCATGGTGTAGCTATTACGAGCCGCAAATTGTTCGCCGACTCGCGTCACCAAGGGGATACCCATCCACAATGTTTCTAAGGTTGTTGTCGCTCCGTTGTAGGGGAATGTATCTAATACAATATCAGCAATGCCTAAATTAGCACGATGAACTGACTCTAAATAGACTATTGGTAAAAACCGTAACCGAGAACAATCTACACCTTCTTCTTCGGCAATTTGGTAAAAGAAGCGTTTAATTGTTTCCTCTTCAGCAAGTCCTTTAATCAAAAAGTAGCTGTTAGGTACTTGTTTGATAATTTGCATTTGCCACCTTGTCGTTTCTGGATGGCGTTTATATCCTCTTTGGGCACTAAGATATACAACGGCATCTATAGGGATATCCAAGTCATCGCGGCGGAGTGTTGGTACACCAACTTCAAAACCATCTACTGCTATGTAAGTCTGAGGTAATCGCCAAATTTTCTCTGTATAGTAATTTTGTGCGTCATCTGGTAATACATAAGGGTCTGCAATAAAGTAATCAATTGCAGGTATACCTGATGCATCCCACCCCAGCCAAGTAACTTGAATTGGGGCTGGCTTAAGTGCCATGACTTCACTTGTAATATCTAGAGTGATGCTATCAAGATCAATTAAAATATCAATTTCATCTTGATATATCTGGTCAGCAATTTCTAGACCATTTATGCCTAGTTTATGAGCATTACCTCCCTTTTGTACATACCAATTTTGTAGAAAATCATCTATTAATTTATAGTTGACAAAATAGGTATAAATATCAAATTTATCTCGATCGTGATGTTCAAATAACCAGCGAGCTAACCAACCAACAGAGTGATTCCTTAAAGCATAAGATATATAACCAATCTTTAGTTTTTTTGCATTGTGTATTAAAGATTGATTCTTAATAAAATTATGAGTATAGTTTTTTTGTTGTGATTGAGCTAAAGCTTGAATGTCATTATTAAAAATTTCAGCTATCTTATTATGAATAGCTCGAAATTCAGCAGGAGTATCTTTAATGTGAGGTATTGCAAAAGCTGGTGTAATTAACCTTAATATTCTTCCTTCTTCTAAAAGAATTGGTTGAGCTTCAATAAACTGTTTATATACAGTTTCTAATTCTTGGCAAGTTGTACATATCTCTTGCCAATATCCCCCTGCTGACATTAAACCTCTTAGCAACAGATGGAGCGCAAAAATTTTATCAGCCAAACCTTCTGATAATGAATAACACAACCTAGCTGTCTCTATACCTTGAGAATAATTGCGAGCATCTTGATAAAAAGTTGCTAAGTGCCGCAAAATCTCTACATTATCTGGTTCCAATCGTAAGTGCAATTCTAGCACAGATGCCGCTAGTAAAGGCTGCCGCAAAGTATGACCAAGTTGGATAGCAGCAGGAAGCAGTATACAGAAGCATTGATGAGTATCACAGAAATAAGGAAGACTAGCTTCTATTAAGTTTAGATTAATTGGATGTAAAGGAACGGTATTTAAAAATTCTTTTAAAACTTGGATTAATAATTCGGCATTAATTTCTATATTTTCTTTGGCGTTTAAACTTTCAATTAAACCCCACTCATTCAAATCATCAATCTCTTCCAATTTGTCTAATTTGATAGAAAGGAGGATAATTTCAAGCAAATTATTTATATCACTAGGATTAATTTCTCGTATATGCTGACGAATTAACCAAGCTAAAGAATATTCCGCTAGTCTTTCACGCCTTTGTGCTTCTATTTGCAAAATTTGAAGTAGTTCATTTGTCCAAGCTTGTAGCTGTTCTTCATCTGCCTCTGTCATTGGCAGCATCCAAGTCATTTGAGCTTCTGCTTCTTGCCCTTGTAATAGCAATAGTAACCCTAAGTGCCAATAATAAGAAATAGCATTTGGTTCTATTTCTATTGCTTGTTCATATAACTGTGCTGCTTGTGAATATTTTTCTTGAATGAAGTATTGTTCAGCTTGATTTTGCCAATTATATATATCAATAATCATTGTAATTCTCTAAGAAAATTTTATAAGGAATATAGTTGTGAACGACTTCAATAGAAATAAAGTGGATAGACGCATCTACCCACTTTGGAGAATATCTGATTGAGAAACAATTTATATACTGTTTGTCCCTGGTTGCTTACTTAGCCAAAGAGACGTAGCTGCTGGGACAAGTAGGTGCTCCAGCGGTAGTGCCAATTGTAATGGTACTTGCATTTGCACCACCGTTAACCATAGCGTTGTTAGATTCACACAAAACAGCTACGGTAGTAGCTTCACTGGTAGCTTGTTGGGTTGTCACCTCTACAGCACCAACATAGGCTTTGAGAGGCGCACTGGCATTTATTACTGTCGCTCGGTTGTTTATTGAACTAGCATCTCCACCACTAACAGCCGTATATGTGTAATTTATGGTTTGTGTTGCAATACCAAGACCTAAAGCACCAATTGAAGTTGTAAATGTATTCTGTTCTAAGTAATAAGCTTGCTGCGCGCGGTTCATCGAACCTGTATAAGTTTTAGCTTCTGACTGCTTGGCTTTGTTAGCTTGGTTCAAGAAAGAAGGCAGAGCGATCGCAGACAAAATACCGATGATAATAATTACTACTAGTAATTCAATGAGTGTAAAACCCTCATTTTCGTTCTTTTTGTTGAGGATGTGTTGGAGAAATTTTGCTTTTAGTTCGGTTTTCATAAGTGTTTTCCCTGGGGTAGGAAGTGCTTGGGTGTTCTAGATATAACTTACCCAACTGCGATCGCTTTCCTATCACCTTCAGAAAAAAAGTTTGGCGATATCCGGTTACACAATCCAAAATCCTTGTATCCCAATTAACACAGATATAACTAAGCCCCTAGTGTTCATCAAGGGCTAGATTTTCAATTTCATTTGTGAGAGTGCTTTATTCAAACTCAGGTGGCCATAAAGTCGCGCTTGGTTTTTTTCAATCGATCGGCGCGAACAAAAGACACATCAGGCGATCGCAGGTTTCTTTTTTCTAAGTTGTCTTCTTCTATATTTGGCAAGATAAATCCGGCGCTAGAACCAGTCACTCTCCCTAGCTTGCGAGACATTACCCAGTTATTTAAGAATGTATTTTATAAGTTTCCCAATCTTTCTTTAGAGGAAATTG
This Nostoc sp. KVJ3 DNA region includes the following protein-coding sequences:
- a CDS encoding tetratricopeptide repeat protein — its product is MIIDIYNWQNQAEQYFIQEKYSQAAQLYEQAIEIEPNAISYYWHLGLLLLLQGQEAEAQMTWMLPMTEADEEQLQAWTNELLQILQIEAQRRERLAEYSLAWLIRQHIREINPSDINNLLEIILLSIKLDKLEEIDDLNEWGLIESLNAKENIEINAELLIQVLKEFLNTVPLHPINLNLIEASLPYFCDTHQCFCILLPAAIQLGHTLRQPLLAASVLELHLRLEPDNVEILRHLATFYQDARNYSQGIETARLCYSLSEGLADKIFALHLLLRGLMSAGGYWQEICTTCQELETVYKQFIEAQPILLEEGRILRLITPAFAIPHIKDTPAEFRAIHNKIAEIFNNDIQALAQSQQKNYTHNFIKNQSLIHNAKKLKIGYISYALRNHSVGWLARWLFEHHDRDKFDIYTYFVNYKLIDDFLQNWYVQKGGNAHKLGINGLEIADQIYQDEIDILIDLDSITLDITSEVMALKPAPIQVTWLGWDASGIPAIDYFIADPYVLPDDAQNYYTEKIWRLPQTYIAVDGFEVGVPTLRRDDLDIPIDAVVYLSAQRGYKRHPETTRWQMQIIKQVPNSYFLIKGLAEEETIKRFFYQIAEEEGVDCSRLRFLPIVYLESVHRANLGIADIVLDTFPYNGATTTLETLWMGIPLVTRVGEQFAARNSYTMMMNAGITEGIAWTDEEYIEWGVRLGKDETLRQQVGLKLKASRQTAPLWNGKQFTREMEKAYEQMWQRYIEAK
- a CDS encoding type IV pilin-like G/H family protein; this translates as MKTELKAKFLQHILNKKNENEGFTLIELLVVIIIIGILSAIALPSFLNQANKAKQSEAKTYTGSMNRAQQAYYLEQNTFTTSIGALGLGIATQTINYTYTAVSGGDASSINNRATVINASAPLKAYVGAVEVTTQQATSEATTVAVLCESNNAMVNGGANASTITIGTTAGAPTCPSSYVSLAK